In Arthrobacter sp. B3I4, the following proteins share a genomic window:
- a CDS encoding DUF3097 domain-containing protein → MSYQNWGPQELSAPAKAQLPEIPVERGMVLEDVQSGWVGAVTRVEKSGGMHLVALEDRRGKSRSFRLGFGFLLEGRPIRLMPPAPRAPAGSAGARTASGSVRVAGQRAQVAKASRIWVEGKHDAELVEKVWGDDLRVEGIVVEPLHGIDDLAAAVKEFGPGPGRRLGVLVDHLVPDSKESRIADAVMASPGARGNVLIVGHPYVDVWQAIRPAVLGIEGWPVIPRGVDWKTGILTAFGWPHSTKEDIGLGWQKLLGAVRSYADLEPSLLGRVEEVIDFLTAP, encoded by the coding sequence ATGTCGTACCAGAATTGGGGCCCGCAGGAGCTCTCCGCCCCCGCCAAGGCCCAGCTGCCCGAGATCCCGGTGGAACGCGGGATGGTGCTGGAGGATGTGCAGTCCGGCTGGGTCGGCGCGGTGACACGGGTGGAGAAGTCCGGCGGCATGCATCTCGTGGCGCTCGAGGACCGGCGCGGCAAGTCCCGGTCCTTCCGGCTGGGTTTCGGTTTCCTGCTGGAAGGCCGTCCGATCCGGCTGATGCCGCCCGCCCCGCGCGCTCCCGCCGGATCCGCCGGTGCGCGCACCGCCTCCGGCTCCGTCCGCGTTGCGGGGCAGCGAGCCCAGGTTGCCAAGGCGAGCCGGATCTGGGTGGAAGGCAAGCATGACGCCGAACTCGTCGAAAAGGTCTGGGGCGACGACCTCCGGGTGGAGGGAATCGTCGTCGAGCCGCTGCACGGCATTGACGACCTTGCCGCGGCGGTGAAGGAGTTCGGACCCGGTCCGGGCCGCCGGCTGGGCGTGCTGGTGGACCACCTCGTGCCGGACTCCAAGGAGTCCCGGATCGCCGACGCCGTCATGGCCTCACCCGGCGCCAGGGGCAACGTGCTGATCGTCGGGCATCCGTACGTGGATGTCTGGCAGGCCATCCGGCCGGCAGTGCTGGGCATCGAAGGGTGGCCCGTGATTCCGCGCGGGGTGGACTGGAAGACCGGCATCCTTACCGCCTTTGGCTGGCCGCACAGCACCAAGGAAGACATCGGTCTGGGCTGGCAGAAGCTGCTCGGCGCAGTCCGCAGCTACGCGGACCTCGAACCGTCCCTGCTGGGCCGGGTGGAAGAGGTCATCGACTTCCTGACGGCGCCCTAA
- the hrcA gene encoding heat-inducible transcriptional repressor HrcA, whose amino-acid sequence MSEPRKLEVLRAIVEDYVHSREPVGSKALVERHHLGVSSATIRNDMAALEDEGLITAPHTSAGRIPTDKGYRLFVDQISAVKPLSPAERRAIQALLEGSDDLDDALDRTVRLLSQLTNQVAVVQYPLLSRARVRHIEFVLLAPRKVLTVLIADTGKVEQRVIDVGQDFGDDALAELRTLFLARLSGTPLNLLPQSLQGVVDSCPAARRGAAQALARGLESLAASSREERMVMAGTANLARSNVDFPLSIGPVLEALEEQVVMLRLLSDMAEDPRGVTVSIGRENPYDGLSEASVVATGYGPDATAKVGVLGPTRMDYPTTMAAVRAVARYLSRILGP is encoded by the coding sequence GTGAGCGAACCACGCAAACTCGAAGTGCTGCGCGCCATCGTGGAAGACTACGTGCACTCCCGGGAACCCGTGGGCTCCAAGGCCCTGGTGGAGCGGCACCACCTTGGCGTTTCCAGCGCCACGATCCGCAATGATATGGCCGCCCTGGAAGACGAGGGCCTGATTACGGCGCCGCACACCAGCGCCGGCCGGATTCCGACCGACAAGGGCTACCGCCTCTTCGTGGACCAGATTTCGGCCGTCAAGCCGCTCTCCCCGGCCGAGCGCCGGGCGATCCAGGCGCTGCTGGAGGGGTCCGATGACCTCGACGACGCGCTGGACCGGACGGTACGGCTGCTCTCGCAACTGACCAACCAGGTCGCCGTGGTGCAGTACCCGCTGCTGAGCCGGGCCCGGGTCCGGCACATCGAGTTCGTGCTGCTGGCCCCCCGCAAGGTGCTCACCGTGCTGATTGCAGACACCGGCAAGGTGGAGCAGCGGGTGATCGACGTCGGCCAGGACTTCGGCGACGACGCTCTCGCGGAGCTTCGGACCCTGTTCCTGGCCAGGCTTTCGGGTACCCCGCTGAACCTGCTGCCGCAGTCGTTGCAGGGCGTGGTGGACAGCTGCCCGGCGGCGCGCCGCGGCGCCGCCCAGGCGCTGGCGCGGGGACTGGAGTCCCTTGCCGCCAGCAGCCGGGAAGAGCGGATGGTCATGGCCGGGACCGCGAACCTCGCTCGTTCCAACGTGGACTTCCCGCTCAGCATCGGCCCGGTGCTGGAGGCTCTCGAAGAGCAGGTGGTGATGCTCCGCCTGCTCAGCGACATGGCGGAGGACCCCCGCGGGGTGACCGTGAGCATCGGCCGGGAAAACCCCTACGACGGGCTATCCGAAGCGTCCGTCGTGGCCACCGGTTACGGCCCGGACGCTACCGCCAAGGTGGGGGTGCTCGGGCCGACCCGGATGGACTATCCCACCACCATGGCGGCCGTCCGCGCGGTGGCCCGTTACCTCTCGAGGATTCTCGGCCCCTAA
- a CDS encoding DUF4870 domain-containing protein, giving the protein MAEDAREHTDHQAGHGQSPYHGVPANALPLTASEDRQWATLAHFGGILGCVPALLIYLIFKDRGPFTAQESKEALNFTLPPTIAAVVANLLVFVPVVGNLFAVLATIIWIALACFSVAAGIHVNRGQPHRYEFNLRWIK; this is encoded by the coding sequence GTGGCAGAAGACGCTCGCGAACACACGGACCACCAGGCCGGCCACGGCCAGTCGCCGTACCATGGCGTCCCCGCGAATGCACTGCCGCTGACCGCCAGCGAAGACCGCCAGTGGGCTACCCTGGCGCACTTTGGCGGCATCCTCGGCTGCGTCCCAGCGCTGCTGATCTACTTGATCTTCAAGGACCGCGGCCCGTTCACAGCCCAGGAGTCGAAGGAAGCCCTGAACTTCACGCTGCCGCCCACGATCGCCGCGGTGGTCGCCAACCTGCTGGTGTTCGTTCCGGTGGTGGGCAACCTCTTCGCCGTGCTCGCCACCATCATCTGGATAGCCCTGGCATGCTTTTCCGTGGCGGCCGGCATCCACGTCAACCGCGGCCAGCCGCACCGCTACGAGTTCAACCTGCGCTGGATCAAGTAG
- a CDS encoding type II toxin-antitoxin system PemK/MazF family toxin — translation MALNFRSLGNAVRGTLRFLNRLGGSTPTTTRPPAGAAPGRAPERARGKAPARPGRGPGGLTGSYPGDFRGKAKVQYSPAANGQPEPGEIVWTWVPFEEDYNRGKDRPVLLVGSHGRYLLGLMLTSKDHDGDSRRADDYVDIGTGPWDRQWRPSEARLDRILQISPRDVRREGAILDAGRFRAISSALRSRHGWS, via the coding sequence ATGGCCCTGAACTTTCGCTCGCTCGGCAACGCCGTCCGCGGCACCCTGCGCTTCCTCAACCGGCTCGGCGGCAGCACTCCGACGACGACCCGGCCGCCCGCCGGCGCGGCGCCGGGACGGGCTCCGGAAAGGGCCCGCGGGAAAGCTCCCGCACGGCCGGGACGCGGTCCCGGCGGGCTGACTGGCTCCTACCCCGGCGACTTCCGCGGCAAGGCCAAGGTGCAGTACTCCCCCGCCGCCAACGGCCAGCCCGAGCCCGGCGAAATCGTCTGGACCTGGGTGCCCTTCGAAGAGGACTACAACCGCGGCAAGGACCGCCCGGTGCTGCTGGTGGGAAGCCACGGCCGTTACTTGCTGGGCCTGATGCTGACCAGCAAGGACCACGACGGCGACTCGCGGCGCGCCGACGATTACGTCGATATCGGAACCGGCCCCTGGGACCGGCAGTGGCGCCCCAGCGAGGCGCGGCTGGATAGGATCCTGCAGATCAGCCCCCGGGATGTGCGGCGGGAAGGTGCCATCCTTGACGCCGGGCGCTTCCGCGCCATCTCCTCGGCGTTGCGCAGCCGGCACGGCTGGTCCTGA
- a CDS encoding 16S rRNA (uracil(1498)-N(3))-methyltransferase translates to MSNPVFFTAAGSLDEQVPGSSFVLDGAEARHAVTVKRLAVGEPVDIADGAGRRITGTVTAVAPAELTVECAEVSTEARPEIRLVLVQALAKGDRDELAAETATELGIDAVVPWQAERSIVRWKPERAAKAHAKWQSVVTAAAKQARRAWIPEVRAAVDGGSLRAAVAAADLAVILHEDAVRPLRQVLEAWQRDAGGGGPREVLLIVGPEGGISPREVTRLCDAGAVTALLGHHVLRSSTAGPAATVLASDILGRW, encoded by the coding sequence GTGAGCAACCCGGTCTTCTTCACCGCCGCGGGATCCCTGGATGAGCAGGTCCCCGGTTCCAGCTTCGTGCTCGACGGCGCCGAGGCCCGCCACGCTGTCACGGTCAAGCGCCTGGCCGTGGGGGAGCCGGTCGACATCGCCGACGGCGCTGGCCGGCGGATCACCGGAACCGTCACCGCCGTCGCGCCCGCGGAACTGACAGTGGAGTGCGCCGAAGTAAGCACGGAGGCCCGGCCCGAGATCCGGCTGGTCCTCGTGCAGGCCCTGGCCAAGGGCGACCGCGATGAACTGGCCGCCGAAACCGCCACCGAACTGGGGATTGATGCCGTCGTGCCGTGGCAGGCGGAACGCTCGATCGTCCGGTGGAAGCCGGAGCGCGCGGCCAAGGCGCACGCCAAGTGGCAGTCCGTGGTGACTGCAGCCGCGAAACAGGCGCGGCGCGCGTGGATCCCCGAGGTCCGGGCCGCCGTCGACGGCGGGTCCCTCCGGGCGGCCGTGGCGGCCGCGGACCTGGCGGTGATCCTGCACGAGGACGCGGTGCGGCCGTTGCGGCAGGTGCTGGAAGCCTGGCAGCGGGACGCCGGCGGCGGGGGGCCCCGTGAAGTGCTCCTGATTGTTGGACCGGAAGGCGGAATCAGCCCCCGCGAGGTCACCCGGCTGTGCGACGCCGGCGCGGTCACCGCTCTGCTGGGCCACCATGTGCTCCGGTCATCGACGGCGGGGCCCGCTGCCACCGTCCTGGCCAGCGATATTCTGGGCCGCTGGTAG
- the rpsT gene encoding 30S ribosomal protein S20: protein MANIKSQKKRILTNEKARLRNNAVKSELKTAIRAVNTAVASTDKDAAAAALVSASRKLDKAVSKGVLHKNNAANRKSAISKKVNAL, encoded by the coding sequence GTGGCTAATATCAAGTCCCAGAAGAAGCGCATCCTGACCAACGAAAAGGCTCGCCTGCGCAACAACGCAGTAAAGTCCGAGCTGAAGACGGCCATCCGCGCCGTCAATACCGCAGTTGCGTCCACCGACAAGGATGCCGCTGCTGCTGCACTGGTTTCTGCCAGCCGCAAGCTGGACAAGGCTGTCAGCAAGGGTGTTCTGCACAAGAACAACGCTGCAAACCGCAAGTCCGCGATCTCCAAGAAGGTCAACGCACTCTAA
- the lepA gene encoding translation elongation factor 4 → MSPMARTAPVPAATDPALIRNFCIIAHIDHGKSTLADRMLQFTGVVQSRDMKAQYLDRMDIERERGITIKSQAVRMPWELEGRSYALNMIDTPGHVDFTYEVSRSLAACEGAVLLVDAAQGIEAQTLANLYLAMENNLTIIPVLNKIDLPAAQPEKYAEELANLIGGDPDEVLRVSGKTGAGVEVLLDKIVRDLPAPVGDPDAPARAMIFDSVYDTYRGVVTYVRVVDGMLHPRERIQMMSTRATHELLEIGVSSPEPTPSKGLGVGEVGYLITGVKDVRQSKVGDTVTNLAKPATDSLPGYADAKPMVFSGLYPLDGTDYPVLRDALEKLMLNDAALVYEPETSAALGFGFRVGFLGLLHLEITRERLEREYNLDLISTAPNVEYEVTLEDKKVVHVTNPSEYPTGKVAEVREPMVSATILAPNEFVGAIMELCQSRRGVMGGMDYLSEDRVEIRYRLPLAEIVFDFFDILKSRTRGYGSLDWKADGDQVADLVKVDIMLQGEQVDAFSAITHRDKAYAYGVMMTGKLRELIPRQQFEVPIQAAIGSRIIARESIRAIRKDVLAKCYGGDITRKRKLLEKQKEGKKRMKMVGRVEVPQEAFIAALTTEESKDKAKK, encoded by the coding sequence GTGTCTCCCATGGCCCGCACCGCCCCGGTGCCTGCCGCAACAGATCCGGCCCTCATCCGGAACTTCTGCATCATTGCGCACATTGACCACGGCAAGTCCACACTGGCCGACCGGATGCTCCAGTTCACCGGGGTCGTCCAGTCCCGCGACATGAAGGCCCAGTACCTGGACCGGATGGACATTGAGCGCGAACGCGGCATCACCATCAAGTCCCAGGCCGTCCGCATGCCCTGGGAGCTGGAGGGCAGAAGCTACGCCCTGAACATGATTGACACTCCTGGCCACGTCGACTTCACCTATGAGGTTTCCCGGTCGCTGGCGGCCTGTGAAGGTGCCGTACTGCTGGTGGACGCCGCGCAGGGCATCGAGGCCCAGACTCTCGCCAACCTCTACTTGGCGATGGAGAACAACCTTACGATCATTCCGGTGCTGAACAAGATCGACCTGCCGGCCGCCCAGCCGGAGAAGTACGCTGAGGAACTGGCCAACCTGATCGGCGGCGACCCCGATGAGGTGCTGCGGGTCTCCGGCAAGACCGGCGCCGGCGTCGAGGTCCTCTTGGACAAGATCGTCCGCGATTTGCCCGCCCCCGTCGGCGACCCAGACGCCCCCGCCCGGGCAATGATTTTCGACTCCGTCTATGACACTTACCGCGGCGTCGTCACCTACGTCCGCGTGGTCGACGGCATGCTGCACCCGCGTGAGCGCATCCAGATGATGTCCACCCGCGCCACCCACGAACTGCTCGAGATCGGCGTCAGCTCCCCGGAGCCCACGCCGTCCAAGGGCCTCGGCGTCGGCGAGGTCGGTTACCTGATCACCGGTGTGAAGGACGTCCGCCAGTCCAAGGTCGGCGACACCGTCACCAACCTGGCCAAGCCCGCCACCGACTCGCTGCCCGGGTACGCGGACGCCAAGCCCATGGTCTTCTCCGGCCTGTACCCGCTGGACGGCACCGACTACCCGGTGCTCCGCGACGCACTGGAAAAATTGATGCTCAACGACGCCGCCCTGGTCTATGAGCCGGAAACCTCCGCCGCGCTGGGCTTCGGCTTCCGCGTCGGCTTCCTCGGACTGCTGCACCTGGAAATCACCCGGGAGCGGCTGGAACGCGAATACAACCTGGACCTGATCTCCACCGCGCCCAACGTGGAGTACGAAGTGACGCTGGAGGACAAAAAGGTCGTCCACGTCACCAACCCCAGCGAGTACCCCACCGGCAAGGTCGCAGAGGTGCGCGAACCGATGGTGTCCGCCACCATTCTGGCGCCCAACGAATTCGTCGGCGCCATCATGGAGCTGTGCCAGAGCCGCCGCGGCGTCATGGGCGGAATGGACTACCTCTCCGAAGACCGCGTGGAAATCCGGTACCGGCTGCCGCTGGCCGAGATCGTCTTTGACTTCTTCGACATCCTCAAGTCCAGGACCCGCGGCTACGGTTCGCTGGACTGGAAGGCCGACGGCGACCAGGTCGCCGACCTGGTCAAGGTCGACATCATGCTCCAGGGCGAACAGGTGGACGCCTTCAGCGCCATCACGCACCGCGACAAGGCCTACGCCTACGGTGTGATGATGACGGGCAAACTGCGCGAGCTTATCCCGCGGCAACAGTTCGAGGTGCCCATCCAGGCTGCCATCGGCTCCCGGATCATCGCCCGCGAGAGCATCCGCGCCATCCGCAAGGACGTCCTGGCCAAGTGCTACGGCGGTGACATCACCCGAAAGCGCAAACTGCTGGAAAAGCAGAAGGAAGGCAAGAAGCGCATGAAGATGGTGGGCCGCGTCGAGGTGCCGCAGGAGGCGTTCATCGCCGCACTGACCACGGAAGAATCCAAGGACAAGGCCAAGAAGTAA
- the holA gene encoding DNA polymerase III subunit delta, whose protein sequence is MAAAQPQRTRTTATNTATWRDVTPAPVVLVGGPEDYLGSRAMDRIRSQVRAAAPDVEVTRLNAGSYEPGTLAMNVSPSLFGEQKLIEVDGVEAMNDAFLADALKYLTHPEADAILVLRHGGGVRGKKLLDAIKAGGFPVVDCQPLKKDADKAAFVTTEFKAASRRIEPEAVHALVNAVGAQLAELAAACSQLISDATAAVDVDMVDRYYGGRVEATGFKVADAAMAGNAPLALSTLRHALDTGADPVPIVAALAAKLRSLAKVAGAQGSSAQIAKQLGMQPWLVEQAQRDVRRWTPEGLVRSIQVTAEADAQVKGLSRDPVYAVEHAVTVIAGSARR, encoded by the coding sequence GTGGCTGCTGCCCAACCCCAACGCACCAGGACCACGGCGACGAACACCGCCACCTGGCGCGACGTGACACCGGCACCGGTGGTGCTGGTGGGTGGCCCCGAGGACTACCTCGGCTCCCGCGCCATGGACCGGATCCGCAGCCAGGTCCGCGCCGCGGCCCCCGACGTCGAAGTCACCCGGCTCAACGCCGGCAGTTACGAACCCGGCACGCTGGCGATGAACGTCAGCCCGTCCCTCTTCGGCGAGCAGAAGCTGATCGAAGTGGACGGCGTGGAAGCCATGAACGACGCCTTCCTCGCCGACGCCCTGAAGTACCTGACCCATCCCGAGGCAGACGCGATCCTGGTGCTGCGGCACGGCGGGGGAGTGCGGGGCAAGAAACTCCTCGACGCGATCAAGGCCGGCGGCTTCCCCGTAGTGGACTGCCAGCCGCTGAAGAAGGACGCGGACAAAGCCGCCTTCGTCACCACCGAGTTCAAGGCAGCGTCCCGGCGGATCGAGCCGGAGGCCGTGCATGCCCTGGTCAACGCCGTCGGTGCCCAGCTGGCCGAACTCGCGGCGGCCTGCAGCCAGTTGATTTCCGACGCGACGGCGGCGGTGGATGTGGACATGGTGGACCGCTACTACGGCGGCCGGGTGGAAGCCACAGGCTTCAAGGTGGCGGACGCGGCGATGGCCGGCAACGCGCCGCTGGCCCTTTCCACCCTGCGCCATGCGCTGGACACCGGTGCCGACCCCGTGCCGATCGTGGCAGCGCTGGCAGCGAAGCTGCGGTCCCTGGCCAAGGTGGCGGGCGCCCAGGGCTCATCGGCGCAGATTGCCAAGCAGCTCGGCATGCAGCCCTGGCTTGTCGAGCAGGCGCAACGCGACGTCCGGCGCTGGACTCCGGAGGGCCTCGTCAGGTCCATCCAGGTCACGGCGGAGGCGGACGCGCAGGTCAAGGGGCTCTCGCGCGACCCGGTCTACGCCGTCGAGCACGCGGTGACCGTGATCGCCGGCTCCGCCCGGCGCTGA
- the hemW gene encoding radical SAM family heme chaperone HemW: MPSALPLGDPAPSDGLLPAQALEGAGGRAFGLYVHIPFCAVRCGYCDFNTYTATELGGGASQDAYADTAVAEVEFAARALAASRLPQRPLSTVFFGGGTPTLLPAEDLARILRAAVDTWGLAPGAEVTTEANPDSVTRESLQLLADTGFTRVSFGMQSAVPHVLKVLDRTHTPSRVPLVVEWAREVGLAVSLDLIYGTPGESLADWRHSLETALSYRPDHISAYALIVEEGTKLAAQIRRGEVPGIDDDDHAAKYELADELISAAGLGWYEVSNWARTPAQACRHNLAYWRGDDWWGVGPGAHSHMGGVRWWNVKHPTAYASRLQAGVSPAAGRETLDAGTRNMERIMLEARLVTGLDIPALGGLGDAGRHAVAGLIADGLVDPGEAFKGRLVLTLKGRLLADAVVRRILPD; encoded by the coding sequence ATGCCAAGCGCACTACCCCTCGGCGACCCCGCGCCGTCGGACGGGCTGCTGCCCGCCCAGGCGCTGGAGGGCGCCGGGGGCCGGGCCTTCGGGCTCTACGTTCACATCCCCTTCTGCGCGGTGCGCTGCGGCTACTGCGACTTCAACACCTACACCGCCACGGAACTCGGCGGCGGGGCGTCCCAGGATGCCTACGCCGACACCGCCGTCGCGGAGGTCGAGTTCGCGGCCCGCGCCCTCGCCGCCTCCAGGCTGCCGCAGCGTCCGCTGAGCACCGTCTTCTTCGGCGGCGGCACCCCCACCCTCCTTCCGGCGGAAGACCTGGCCCGCATCCTGCGCGCCGCCGTCGACACCTGGGGCCTTGCACCGGGTGCCGAAGTGACCACCGAGGCGAACCCGGACTCGGTGACCCGCGAGTCCCTGCAGCTGCTGGCCGACACCGGCTTCACCCGGGTGTCCTTCGGGATGCAGTCCGCCGTGCCGCACGTCCTGAAGGTCCTGGACCGGACCCACACGCCCAGCCGGGTGCCCTTGGTGGTCGAATGGGCCCGGGAGGTCGGGCTGGCCGTCAGCCTCGACCTGATCTACGGCACGCCCGGCGAGTCCCTGGCGGACTGGCGCCACTCGCTGGAGACGGCCCTGTCCTACCGCCCGGACCACATCAGCGCCTACGCCCTGATCGTCGAGGAGGGCACCAAGCTCGCCGCGCAGATCCGCCGCGGCGAGGTCCCGGGGATCGACGACGACGACCACGCGGCCAAGTACGAATTGGCCGACGAACTCATCTCCGCCGCCGGACTGGGCTGGTACGAGGTCAGCAACTGGGCCCGCACCCCGGCGCAGGCCTGCCGGCACAATCTTGCCTATTGGCGGGGTGACGACTGGTGGGGCGTCGGCCCCGGCGCGCACTCACACATGGGCGGGGTGCGGTGGTGGAACGTCAAGCATCCCACCGCCTACGCCAGCCGGCTGCAGGCGGGCGTGTCACCCGCCGCAGGCCGGGAAACGCTCGACGCCGGGACCCGGAACATGGAGCGCATCATGCTGGAGGCACGGCTGGTCACGGGACTGGACATCCCGGCCCTCGGCGGGCTGGGGGATGCCGGACGGCACGCCGTCGCCGGTCTGATTGCCGATGGCCTGGTGGATCCGGGCGAAGCGTTCAAGGGCCGGCTCGTGCTCACCCTCAAGGGCAGGCTGCTCGCCGACGCCGTGGTCCGCCGGATCCTGCCGGACTAG
- a CDS encoding GerMN domain-containing protein produces the protein MVLPAAIALSGCVATPQPGITDAGTPTQTVPGPAAGTATTSAPLESAQAANKAPVYWIGRSNNNNVFLYREFRDVNEQDNPITRALRVMMSEKPLDPDFFTPWQNPRKLATSISGKNVITVDVSADAFNSNVDADMAERAIQQLVYTATAAGASAGLTDTGQQIQVVILVDGHTDYVAFNRVRLGSPTSRSAGMVAPVWIIDPQEGTGLTEGTVKISGRSTVPGGKLRWEILRADGAARTPYLTGNVTAGADAAQPGLFNFSLNLGRGNYEVRVSQLDPEGKVQDLYVDTRGFTVK, from the coding sequence ATGGTGCTGCCCGCGGCCATTGCGCTCTCCGGCTGCGTCGCCACACCGCAGCCCGGGATCACCGACGCCGGCACCCCGACGCAGACAGTCCCGGGGCCGGCGGCAGGCACGGCCACCACCAGCGCGCCGCTGGAGTCCGCGCAGGCGGCCAACAAAGCCCCCGTCTACTGGATCGGGCGCAGCAACAACAACAACGTTTTCCTCTACCGCGAGTTCCGCGACGTGAACGAACAGGACAATCCGATTACCCGGGCCCTGCGGGTGATGATGTCGGAAAAGCCGCTGGACCCGGATTTCTTCACCCCCTGGCAGAACCCGAGGAAGCTGGCGACTTCGATTTCCGGCAAGAACGTGATCACCGTGGACGTCTCCGCGGACGCCTTCAACAGCAACGTTGATGCGGACATGGCCGAACGCGCCATCCAGCAGCTGGTCTACACCGCCACCGCGGCCGGCGCCAGTGCCGGCCTGACTGATACCGGGCAGCAGATCCAGGTGGTCATCCTCGTGGACGGCCACACCGACTACGTCGCGTTCAACCGGGTGCGGCTCGGCTCCCCGACCTCGCGCAGCGCCGGGATGGTGGCGCCCGTGTGGATCATCGATCCGCAGGAGGGCACCGGCCTGACCGAGGGAACGGTCAAGATCTCGGGCCGCAGCACGGTCCCGGGCGGGAAACTGCGCTGGGAGATCCTTCGCGCGGACGGTGCCGCCCGGACGCCCTACCTGACCGGCAACGTCACTGCTGGTGCCGACGCTGCCCAGCCCGGCCTGTTCAACTTCTCGCTGAACCTCGGCCGCGGCAATTACGAAGTGCGGGTTTCCCAGCTGGACCCCGAAGGCAAAGTGCAGGACCTGTACGTCGACACCCGCGGGTTCACGGTCAAGTAG
- the dnaJ gene encoding molecular chaperone DnaJ gives MSSHYDVLGVSREATGEEIKKAYRKLARTLHPDVNPGPDASERFKAVTHAYEVLSDPQKRRVYDTTGNENGNDNGFGGGYAGQGFAFQDIFETFFGGAGGQGGPASRVRRGQDALISVRIELRDAVFGVNKKLEVDTAVTCPTCEGSCCREGSHPERCDICGGSGQVQRAVRSILGQVMTSAPCGSCEGFGTVIKDPCNECAGQGRIRSRRSLTVKVPAGVATGTRIQLSGQGEAGPAGGPSGDLYVEIRVNNDPTYVREGDDLHASLNIPMTAAALGTELTLDTFDGEQEIGVKAGTQSGEIITLRGLGVTHLRGYGRGDLKVHLQVDTPAKLDSAQEDLLRQLAKLRGEQFTEGKLAASGGVFAKLRDRLGNL, from the coding sequence TTGAGCAGCCACTATGACGTTCTTGGAGTTTCCCGCGAAGCGACCGGGGAAGAAATCAAGAAGGCTTACCGCAAACTGGCGCGGACCCTGCACCCGGACGTCAACCCGGGTCCCGATGCGTCCGAGCGCTTCAAGGCCGTCACGCACGCCTACGAGGTGCTGTCCGACCCGCAGAAGCGCAGGGTCTACGACACCACCGGCAACGAGAACGGCAACGACAACGGCTTCGGCGGCGGATACGCCGGCCAGGGCTTCGCCTTCCAGGACATCTTTGAAACGTTCTTCGGCGGTGCCGGGGGCCAGGGCGGACCCGCGTCCCGGGTCCGGCGCGGCCAGGACGCGCTGATCAGTGTCCGGATCGAACTGCGCGACGCCGTCTTCGGCGTGAACAAGAAGCTCGAAGTGGACACCGCTGTCACCTGCCCCACCTGTGAGGGCTCCTGCTGCCGCGAGGGCAGCCACCCCGAGCGCTGCGATATCTGCGGCGGCAGCGGCCAGGTCCAGCGCGCGGTGCGCTCCATCCTCGGCCAGGTTATGACCAGCGCGCCCTGCGGCAGCTGCGAGGGATTCGGCACCGTGATCAAGGATCCGTGCAACGAGTGCGCCGGGCAGGGCCGGATCCGCAGCCGCCGTTCGCTCACCGTGAAGGTCCCCGCCGGCGTCGCCACCGGCACCCGGATCCAGCTCTCCGGCCAGGGCGAGGCCGGCCCCGCCGGCGGCCCCTCCGGTGACCTCTACGTGGAAATCCGGGTCAACAACGACCCGACCTACGTCCGCGAGGGCGACGACCTGCACGCGAGCCTCAACATCCCCATGACCGCAGCGGCGCTGGGCACCGAACTGACCCTGGACACCTTCGACGGCGAGCAGGAAATCGGTGTCAAAGCCGGTACCCAGTCCGGTGAAATCATCACGTTGCGCGGCCTAGGCGTGACGCACCTGCGCGGCTACGGCCGCGGCGACCTCAAGGTCCATCTGCAGGTGGACACCCCCGCCAAGCTCGACTCGGCGCAGGAGGATCTGTTGCGGCAGCTCGCCAAACTCCGCGGCGAGCAGTTCACCGAGGGCAAGCTGGCCGCCAGCGGCGGTGTCTTCGCCAAGCTCCGGGACCGTCTCGGTAACCTGTAG